The following nucleotide sequence is from Solanum dulcamara chromosome 7, daSolDulc1.2, whole genome shotgun sequence.
GAAAACACCTATATTCATCTAAATCTAGCAATGTTATCACCTTTTCCCGGTAATTTCAGAACATTTTGCCGATGCCTTCTTGTCTAGGGATAGATTCATTGATATCCATTTTACGCCATTTGCCCATTAATGAGACTATTTCATCAGCTTTGTCATACAAACCTAGTAGCCCACCTGTGTGTATGAAGAGAATCTTTCTTCCCTCCCACTTTCTTGGATTTGCACCCATGTCTTTCATAATTCCATAAGCTGCTTTACCACTGTGAGAATTAACAATCAGAAGAATGTGTCGATAAAGTATCCTCGAGAAATCAATATGAGTAGTTTGAGTTGTACATCAATCATGTCTAACTGTTCTTGTTTGCTTTAGGTAAAAATTCAAGTGCAAGGTTCAGTTTCCAGACTTCCATATGCGGGGGGAAGTCAGAGGAGTTAGTAGATTGAATTGGCAATGTATAATTGTATAGGGTTCTGGGCAGGGGTTTAAGCACACTTTAGATGCTTGTAAAGTTTCCAACTTAGCACCTTTTTCTGGGGTGGCTAAGTTTTTACTGAATAGAACTGTTACTTATCTCAAAAAAGTTTACAACATCAATATCAATAACGTTGTTTCTTTATTTCCCTTTCCTGGTTAGATTTAGTGTGTTTTCTGAGATCTCAAGTTACCTGAGTTGGGGATGCTTTTGTAACACAAAATGTTATGATATTAAGTACAAAAATCAGCAAAAAAGGATTCCAccattctatttttatttttattataaataacCCAGGATTCTACTATTACAGGTTTTATAGTGAATATATTATTCTCCAACCTCTTCAagatttgatgcattcataaGTTATGTTGCTAAGACTCTTTAAAAATGCCGATGGGTATGTGTCAGAACCTAAAAAAGTACTGTagtttttggaggatccgacaagGGTGCGaaacatttttggagagtccaaACGGCATAGTTCATAAGAATAGGCTGTTTCTAAGACTGGAGAACATGTTAAATGTAATACGTTTTACATAGTACAGGCAATCCTGTGTACAGTCTGTCGAAGGCTGACATGCCATGACGTAAAAGATGAGAAGGCACAATTGGCCATACCTGTAGACAGGGTCAAGAATAACACCTGTGGTTTCAGCAACTTGCTTCACAAATTTAAGCTCATCAGCGGTGCTCATAGCATACCCAAGGCCTTTTGCCTGTTAAAATACGAAAGTGCAAAGACAAGAATAGTTGATACCAAGAGGTTCCTTAGAGAACTAGACTAATATTTCATATGCAGAACTACTTCCATAATTTCCTCTTGAACATGGATGTAAGATTTCGATGACTAACAGGGAAAATATCCATCAAAGATTTCGGCCATGAAGGTCTTTCAAAAATAAGTGTTTTTTTTTCGTTTGAGCATTGCCATTGCCGTTTACGTTAAAAATCAAAAGCTATGTTGGATGTGTAATATGGGAAGAAAGAACATTTACAGttaaaaaagaacaaaatatcCATGAATTATAACCAATAGTTGATATCACATTGTTTTTATCGTGAATTAGTATGTCAATAGTTATTGAGCAACAAGAAGTTACACAATAAAATGGATGAATGTAAAACAGTTATGcttaaagaaaagagaaaacaatGAAGTCCTTACAGTTTCGATGCTAACAATATCACGGGAGCTAACCCCTGCAGTAATTCCGTCAAGTAGGCCTTGAACATATTCATAAAAGTAATCCGGATCGTCACAGACACAAAATGCATTAATCTACAAATCAAACCCAGTTATTAGTGacgttttttttttgtgaagatGGGGGCAATTTCAAATAAGACAagcagtttacttttgctttcaAGCCACTGAGCATGGATGCAATTGCCAAACCAGCGACTGTACCCCCACTGGAAACCATTGAGACATAGCATTGAGGTTAAAACactgaaaaataattaaatcacgACTTTCACCATAAGCTAACTCCAGCCCCAACAAAAGATCATTTTTAGGAAGTTGAAGTTACTCATCCAGTATGGGAATGCATTCCTGAAGAAGGGTAAACAGAAAATAACAGAAATTCTACTAGAGATACACAACTGAGGCATCTAGAAATGCAAAAGCAAATGTCTTCAGGTTCAATCAATAAAATGTATTAATAAGTAACAGTTCTATTAGAATGCATCAAAATAGCTGGATTTGCATAGAGAACCTGTTGAagacatttttttaataatggtGGTGGCCGGGCCAGTTTTTGTGCTCCTCGCATAATCCACTGGGTATCTGCTACCTCCCACTAGCTAAGGTACCACGTAACTCTGGCCGCCAAGGTTTAGGCAGATAAAGAAGAAATCATCTAGTATTTTTGTCTCCACCGTAATTTgatccttcttttttttattattattactattagaACCATAGCTTGGGTGATTTTATTGCAGCAAAGAAGAAATCAAGCCTGACCCCTCCATCTCCAAGAAAACGGGAATAAACATTCCATTTTAAATGTGATGACACAGACATCTTAAGCTTACAAAACACTTCAGCTAAAGCACTAATTCTGCATACTGAAGGATTCATCCCTCTACGTAGTTGGTTCAGAGAAGAAACTCCTTCTGCCCCTCTCACTGCCTTCACTAGATTATGGTGGTTATTTGAACCCTAGTCTCTAATGTTTGAACCCAGTTCATTGACCACTATGCCACACTCTTGGGCGCATAGAATCTGTTGATCCTTCAAAAGCACCTATCATGGAGGCTCAACTGATGCACGCAGAGATGTAACGCAAAGGTTTTTTAATCTGGTTTTTAAAGATAGAGATTCTCAAATGATATGCTTTGATAGGAAAACAGGTTACTAGGAAGCACAGAAAAGTTGGCTGTCACCCAAAAGAAGTGACGGAATTAATGTCCAGGGAGAATCTGTTAAAAATTCAAAAGATCCTCCAGCAAGGTAACTTAATTTGTCTACCAAATTTGTCAAGACCCTAAAACATCCCCTACGGTGTTATGATGCCTGGATCAACAAAGTAAGATCCTCCACAGAAAACAGATACTCAAAACATATATCAGAGACACTGACATGCATTGATGCATTAAAGAACAGCTATCAGAGCAACACTCACTAAAGTATCAAACAAGAGACAGAGAGCGAGTGTGTATGTGTGTCTAACAGAAGTCAAGCAAATATTAGGCATATCATGGGTCAAATTGAGTATAATGTTCCTTATTAAGAGTACAAGTCTCGATCATTCTCTATGTTCATAGTATATTCCTATTTATTTTGGGACAAACTTCTCAACCATATTTTCAGCAAATCTTGCTTTTAATTCCAAGCATGAACAATTTGAAATGCAACAATCTCATGTATAGCATACTATGGTAAAATTATGCAGAAGAGGTGCAAACCTGCCACAAGCTACAACAATGTCGTCGAATTTCCGAGCAATGCTCGAGTGCTGAAGTTGTTGCTCCACTTCCCTGATTGCCTCAATATAGCCCCTAAGAAAATAGTCACACGTAGCAAAATTGGTGAACTAAGGCACAGATTTTGTATTCCTTCCTGAAGTAGGGCAAATTTCTAGAACAAAAATTTGCTCAGCTGTGTGCAGTAAATCAGAATGTATAACATCACTCTCCATTACTTAAGGATGACAACCGAGGGTCAGAGCGTAACTCGGTACAAGACCCCAGCTAAGGGGGCAGCAGTTGGGTCATGATCAGACTATTAATTCGACATGCTTTAATATAAGCCTTTGAGAAACTTCCAAACAAATTAAAGGGTTGAACCCTTGGTTATTCAACTAATGATGCTGATGACAATCTTTTTCTTTAATCATGTATTTTATAAGTCTATGAATGATGGTATAAACACCAGCATATAGAAAGTACAACCCTTGGCGTGTATTTTAACCGGGCTACTAGCTTCTGAACAGCTGATAGCTCTGTTAATCAAGAAAATAGGTCATCCTTGGCTACCCTAGTGCCCTCACATTTGTGTTGAAAAGGAATAACAGAGATATTGACATGCGGCaaagaatatcaacaaccaatcAAAAGAAAAGGCTGAAGAATGCTAATGCAATAATCCATAAGGTTATTTGACTGTTCAATATCAAGAGGCCAACAGAGAGGGTTTCAGTTGGTAAGAAGAACATGAAAGAGTAGATTGTACTTCAAACTTTCTACATGGGATTCATTTCAGGGTAGCAGGTAGGACCTTCTAAGTATCCCTGTAGCACAGGGTTAAGCCTCACTGGAGTTCTAAAATTGACAGCCAGTTTCAATAGAAACCCAAATAGTCATCCAAATATAAGCGTCAATGTAAGACACAAAACAGCAGAGGAGAGCGAATGAAATAAGTGAAGACAATGCTTGCACCAGAAGTAACCAGATAAGACTGCACTCTATGGCTCAATTTGGGGCCACGATATGGAAAAGATATTCACTACTGAAGGATTCACAATGAATAGGGAATGGGCTACATATTCATTTCAAATTAAGGCAAGACGCACTAAACTCAGAAACTAAAGGTTATTATTAAGAACTTTTGGCAACATGTTGATGCTTCAAGCACCCAATATAGTCCAATACACATATCAAGGTGCAAGCGAAACACTGGAAATTAGGAAGAAGAAATGAAGTAGGTTTAGACTTTATCGGCAGAGGGAACAAGAAGTTGCATAACATAATGAGCCTCACCAGGTTCCTAGAGAATTGGATCCACCAACAGGGATGACATATGGCTTTCTCCCTTCATTTAGCAGCTTTTCTTTCAATATTTTGGTAAGAGCCTGTGGCATAACACACATTATGATCAGTACTATAATAATAAAGCCTATCAGCTTAAGACTACTAGAAACAGACAGACAGTACAACTGAAAATTGGCCAAAGTTCAGTTATTAGTTCCACTTGGAATATCAGGAACACGTCACAAAATTGGAGGGCAACACTAGTTCTCACCTCACCTATTAATCAGCaacttttttctatttcttttaattttgtaaCAAGACTACTGATTTGACATGGTATGCATGGCATCACATTCTTGCATTGACTAGCACTAGTCCACCAGAGACAGAATCAGTGAAATCCTCAACCAGTCTCCATAACAATGGCAAAGGGAAAAGTTCTAGcatgtattttattttcattcggGGTAGAGGGAAGAGAGAAGGGGTATTCTCCTGTGTATTTTGAAGGAAAGGAACACGCCAATATTGAAGGAAGAAGGAAGAGACAGAACTCCTTGACGCTTCAATTGAAATTTCACTAGGTGAATATCTGGTGTTGGTGAGAAAAATAGGATCCAGGATTTTGAGTCGCTGGTTGCAAAACAGGTAGGTGCACAAACCAAATCTTCTAAAAAATGTACTGTAATGCAAGAAAATaactagaaataaaaaaaaataagaaattggaAAAAATGCAATTAGGTAAAATATATGAAGCAACAACCATGTCAATTAAGATTCAAACCcattttaaatttctaaacTCAAATGTAAAGATCAAGTTTACAGTTTGTAATTCACAACCCTCTCTTAGAAATTAGTATGTCATTTTATGAGGTATTTTTATTGTAACTTTTCCCTCTGATAAGAGAGTTATTTATATTGTTAGTCCTGCTATCTATAAGATAGTGTGTCTGGTCAGCAAGTCGTACACCTGAGTGTCTTAGTGCCTGCACTGAAGGGCTAACTAAACGTGTGAGACATTAAATTATCACTTCACCTAGCTTCATGGTTCAACTATGCATCATACAGGTTTTAAAAACATTGGCACCTACTACTACTTTGTTGAAGGCAGGTGGAATTTAGTACAAAGGTATGctttttcaaaatgttcaaCTGTACAATTATATTTCTAGTCTAAGGCAATAAGTGCGACAGCAACTTTTGTGTCCATATTATATATGTCCCTGTTGACAGGTTAGAACTGAAATAGTATCTTAATTTTCCTGAATTTAGTACAAAGGTATActttttcaaaatgttcaaCTGTACAATTAATTTCCATGTCAAAGGAAAGAATGCGACTGCAACCTTTGTGTCCACATTACATATGTCCTTGTTGATAGGTTTAAACTGAAATAGTATCTTAATTTTCCTGAATTCCTATCTAAGTAGAGGGCAGTATAGGATCCCCCGTATTGTACTTTCCTTTGTGTTTGGACTTGGTTAAGCATTGCACGGGGAAGCAATTCCCTCGAGTCTATTTCAACATTTCTTACTGATCAACCCAACGAGAGAAGTGAAAGAAATTATTTGAAACTGAAACAACATACTGGCTTAATGAAATAATTCCAATGTATGGTTAACCTTTATAGTAGAGTCACTTTCATGTGTAATACTGCAATATAAAGTTCATCAACTCCAATAAGTGATAAGGATGGAGTCTGCATTAAGTTCTTGATTTGTAAGCTTAAAATACTCATTACTTGGGATTGTTGATGCATAGAATATTGTCTTCACACTGGTATCTATTTGGGTATGGAGTCCCAGAAGATTATTAAGGATCAGTAGTTGACaatcaaagaaaataacatGGATCGCAAAATAATAGGTGATTTATCGCTTGACAATTTCCAGTGAGACATACAAGCACATCATAAACAGCTGATGCAACTAGTACATATGATACTAGAACAGGATGCGCAGCTTTGTAATCTAATCAAACATCTTCAAAAAGTCTCTTTGCAGCATCAAACTACCTTTACCTCAAAAGTCTCCTTGTGCAAGCAgcggaaagaaagaaaaagagccTAAAACTTAATGCAATAAAAACACAAGAGGAGGAATGTAAAATTACGAGGAAGAAAGAACAGACCTCACTGCCAACTTTTGCATATTCTTCTTTTGAAACAAGATCAATGTGTGCTCCAACTAAACGGTCAACAAGGAGGTTCCCAGTTAATCCAGGATCTTTATCCACGAGTAACTGTGACATAACTAAAGAAGTTATTCACATCAACAGGAAGATATGACTTTCAGAAGATGAATGAATcaaatagaatatttttttttgttgataaaaGGTAGTGTTATATTCTTCAGCATTAAGGAGATGTCGGGTACCATCAAAAGATCTTTAAAACTGGCTCAAAGATGAGACAAAAACTTGCTGCACAGAAACCTTTAAGGATCTTATAAAATCTAAAATTTGCTCA
It contains:
- the LOC129895036 gene encoding putative D-cysteine desulfhydrase 1, mitochondrial, whose translation is MLSCQWGSFSRVSPFPLQQAQLNKALNLKKQCCLTKSSMEDSSSQAHQSPFQFLTKKPYEAPPWASHLSPIPSHTFSLGHFPTPIHQWNLPNLPKNTEVWLKRDDLSGMQLSGNKVRKLEFLLADAVAQGADCIVTIGGIQSNHCRATAVAAKYLNLDCYLILRTSKLLVDKDPGLTGNLLVDRLVGAHIDLVSKEEYAKVGSEALTKILKEKLLNEGRKPYVIPVGGSNSLGTWGYIEAIREVEQQLQHSSIARKFDDIVVACGSGGTVAGLAIASMLSGLKAKINAFCVCDDPDYFYEYVQGLLDGITAGVSSRDIVSIETAKGLGYAMSTADELKFVKQVAETTGVILDPVYSGKAAYGIMKDMGANPRKWEGRKILFIHTGGLLGLYDKADEIVSLMGKWRKMDINESIPRQEGIGKMF